CGAATCTGTGGCCGACGCGGACCGCGAAACTAAAGTTGACTTGCACCAGTCACACGCACGTGGCAGTTTCGTTCGACCTGTTCGGCACGCTCGTCGCCGTCGATCGACCTGCGGACCCGGCGACGGCGGTCGCGTCCGAACTCGAGAAACGCGGCGTGGCGGTCCCCGGCGACTGGGCCGAGCGCTACGTTCGCCCGACCATCGACGCCCCCGAGGGCGCGGAGGTGCCGTTGCCGGCCCACGTCGGCCGGGCACTCTCGAGCGCCGGCGTCGAGTGGCGAGAGACCGGGGCGGGGAACGTCGTTCGTCGGGCAGTCGTCGCCGCGTTCGACCCCGACGTCGAGACCCGGGTCGGCGCCCGTCGGGCGGTCGAGGCCGCTCACGAACGCGGACCCGTCGCCGTCTGTTCGAACTGCGCCGTTCCTGAACTGGTCGGGCGAACACTCGCTCGCTCGACGCTCGAGCGCGACGACTTCGACGCCGTCGTGACGAGCGTCGGCTGTGGGTGGCGCAAACCCTCCTCGCACATCTTCGAGACGACGGTGCGACGGCTCGGGGTCGATATCACCGACCTGGTCCACGTGGGCGACGACCCGCAAGCCGACGGTGGCGTCGTCGAAGCGGGCGGAACGCTCGTCTCGCTCGAGGAAACGCCCCTCGAGTCGGTACCCGATCGGCTCGAATCCCTGCTGGAAAACGGCTCGTCGACGGCGCAGACCGGCGGAGGGACGACCTGTGTCGACGATTCGAGTGTCGTCAATTCAAGCGACATCGATTCGAGTGACGGTAATCAGAGTGACGATAATTCGAGTGACAACGTGAAATGACGGTTCAAACGCTCGCCGCCATCGGCCTGGCGCTCAGCCTCGACCTGCTGATCGGGGAGCCGCCGACGCGTCTTCATCCCGTGGCGTGGCTGGGTCGGTTGATCGATCGACTCGATCGTCCCTGGTCCGCGAACGACCGAACGCAGCGTCGAATCGGATTCCTCATCGCTCTGTTCGTCCCCCTCTTCCCGGCGGTGCTGGCGGGCGCGTTCGTCGTCGGAACGGGCCGGATTCAGCCCTTCTACGGCGCGGTCGCCGCCGCGCTCGTCCTCTTTCTGACCGCGAGCCTCCGCGCGCTCCTCGACCTGACGCGAGCGGTCCTCGCGGCGACCGAGAGCGACCTCGAGACCGCGCGCGAGCGCGTTCGCGGCCTCGTCGGCCGTGACACGGATTCGCTGACGGACGCGGAGATCCGTTCGGCAGCCATCGAGAGCGCAGCCGAAAACCTCGCTGACGGATTCGCCGCGACGCTCCTCCCGTTCGCCCTCCTGGGCCCAGTCTCGCTCCCCGCCGCCGCGGCCGCCGTCGCCTGGATCAAGGGCGTCAATACCCTGGACTCGATGCTCGGCTACCCGTCGAAACCGATCGGCACCGCCAGCGCCCGCCTGGACGACCTCGTGATGGCCGTCCCCGCTCGAGTCACCGCGTGCTGTCTCGCGCTGGCGACGTGGCGACCGCGAGCGCTGCTCTGCGCCCATCGCTGGGCGAGGGTCCCCGACTCACCGAATTCGGGGTGGCCGATGGCGACGCTGGCGTGTGCGCTCGACGTCCGTCTCGAGAAGCGGGAAGCGTACGTTTTGAACCCCGAGGGATCGCTCCCGCGCCTGGAGGACGGCCGGCGTGCGGTGTCGGTCGTCGGCCTGGCCGCCGCCGCGCTCGTGGCGGTGGCGGCAGTCTGTGCGGCGTCCGCACCGACGCTCGAGGCCCTGGTCGCACCACCCATCGACTTCGTCGCGACCCGCGTTCGGGGGGTGGTATCGTGATCGGCGGCCAAGTACGCGTCACCGTTCGTGCCCTCCGTGGGGCGATTGCCTTCCTGACGCGGCTCCCCGTCGGTTCGAGGTCGCGAAACACGGGCGGGGCGACTGCCGACGCGAGCACCGACCGGGACTGGAAGGCGTTTCGCTCGAGTCCGTGGACCTTCACGATAGTAGGATGGATCGTCGGAGCACTCGCGGCCCTCCTCTTCCTCGCTTCGAACCGGCTTCCGGCCGCGTCGATTGCCTTCGGATACCTGCTCGCCGTTTTCGCGCTGACCGGGATCCACCACCTGGACGGCGTCGCCGACCTTGGGGACGCGCTCGTCGTCCACGGCGACGCCGATCGCCGGCGGGCCGTCATGACGGACACGACGACCGGCGTCGGCGCGCTGCTCTCCGTCTCGCTGGTCGTGGCGGGACTCGCGCTCGGCGCGCTTGCGCTCGCCCGCGCGCCCATCGCGGTCGCCGTGGGCGTCGCCGTCGCTGCTGAGGTCGGCGCCAAGACGGGGATGGCCGCGATGGCCTGCTTCGGCGCGGCCGCTCACGAGGGATTCGGCTCGCAGTTGACGGACGCCGCAGGTCCATCTTCGTTCCTCGTCCCCGCAGCGCTGGCTATTCCGGCGGTCGCGCTGACCTGGTCCCACCCGGCCGCTGCCGCGGCTCTCGTCGGCGCGATTGGGGGAACCGCCCTTCCGTGGCGATGGGCCCGACGACGGCTCGGCGGCGTCTCCGGCGACGTTTTCGGAGCGGCCAACGAAGTCGGACGACTGCTCGGCGTCCACCTGGGGGTGATCGCGTGGACGCTGTGGTGATGGCCGGCGGACGGGGTACCAGGCTCGAGAGTCGAGTCGAAAAGCCGCTGTACGAGATCGGTGGCGTTACGATGATCGATCGGATTTTCGCGGCGCTCGAGGCGAGCGTAGTCGGCCGGATTACCGTCGCGGTTTCGCCGAACGCGCCGAATACCCGCGAGCACCTGGCGGAACGCGATTGCACGCGTTCGTTCGAGGTCGACGGGACCGCCGAACCCGTTGATCTCGTCACGCCCGTACGGGTCCTCGAGACCGCCGGCGACGGGTACGTCGCCGACCTCGGGTCGATCCTCGAGTCGGACTCGATTCCGATTTCGACGCCAGTGCTGACCGCGGCCGCGGATCTCCCGTTGCTCGAGGGAGCGACGGTGGACGGGATTCTCGAGCGGTACCGACGCCGCGTTCGAGCGAGGGGACGAGAAGGCGGTACCGGAAAGGATGCGCCGGCGCCGTCGATGACCGTCTGCGTCCCGACCGCGCTGAAACGACGGCTGGGGCTCAGCGTCGACTCGACGCTCGAGTCCGACCGCCACCTCGCGCCGACCGGGGTCAACGTCGTCGGCACCTCCAGTGAAACGATGATCACACGCAGCTACGACTACAGACTGGCCTGTAACGTGAACAGACGAACTGACGCCCGCGCGGCGAAGACGTACTGCCGCGATGGGAACGGCGACGGGGAGGAGGAAGAGGAGGCGTTCCGATGAGGCTCCTCCTCGCCGCCGGGTCGACCGAAACGGGACTCATCGATGGGCTCAGCGCTGCCGGGGCGTCGGCTGCGGTGATGGGCTACACGCCGTCGGCCGACGCCGAAATTCTCGTCTATGGTCGGCCGACGGCCGCGCCCGTCACTCCGGTAAGCCCGACCGGGTGCCCGACCCCGGCGGCGATCACCCGCGCCGTTCGGGAGGTCGTTGACTTCGACGCGGCGGTGCTCGATGCTGGCCTGTCCGAACCGACGGCCGCCCCGACGGTCGACCTCGTGGCCGATCCAGGCGCCGACGTTCGCGAGACCGTGGCAGTCCCGGACGCCGCGGGGGTCTACGACCGGGCCCGCCAGTTCGGCTCGACGCTCCCCGACGACCGCGTACTGATCGGCGAGACGATTCCGGGCGGGACGACGACCGCCCTGGGGGTCGCGACCGCCCTCGGAGCGCCTATCGGCGTCTCGTCGTCGCTCCCTCAGAATCCGCTCGAGCGCAAGCGAGCGGTCGTCGAGACGGGGCTAGCGGCGAGCGACCTCGCGCCCGGCGACTGCGTGGGCGATCCGCTGGCGGCGATCCGGGCGATGGGCGACCCCGTCTAGGCCGCCGTCTCCGGCGTTGTGGCCGGGGCGCTCGAGGCCGGCGTCGACGTGACCCTCGCCGGGGGGACGCAACTGGTCGCCGTCGCGGCCGTCCTCCGCCACGTCGGCGTCGACGGGCCGCTCCGACTCGCGACCACCTCGTTCGTAGCGGACGATCCGAGCGTCGACCTCGAGGCGGCCGGCGATCGATTCGACCTCGAGGTGGTCGTCACTGACCCCGCGTTCGAGCGAAGCGAGCACGTCTCGATGGCCCGTTACTGCGCCGGGGAGGCGAAAGAGGGCGTCGCCATGGGCGGGGCACTCTCGCTCGTGGCACCCGACGAGATGGCGGCCGTTCGCCGGCGGATCGAGGCCGTCTGCGAGCGACTGGGTGTCGACGGTGAGACGACGGCGGAGGAGCCGCAGTTGCCGGACTCGAGAGGTGATGGCAATGCACCCTGACGCCATCGACGCCGAAGGGCGCGTTCCACACGGCGGGGAACCCGATCACTCGCTGCTCGACTTCTCGGCGAACACGAATCCGCGGACACCGGAGGGCGTCGAATCGGTCTACGCCGACGCGCTCGAGTCGGCCCGACGATATCCGGACGACGGGTATCCGACCTTCCTGGACGCGGCCGGGACCTACGTCGGCTGTGACCCGTCCGCCGTCGTACCGACGCCGGGCGGCCTCGCCGCGATTCGTCTCGCCTTCGAGGCAACTCTCGATCCCGGCGGTCTGGCCGTCGTTCCGCATCCGAGTTTCGGCGAGTACGCTCGGGAGGTTCGCCTCCAGGGGGCGAGGCCGCGGTTCGTGCCCCACGAGGCGGTGTGCGACCTCGCGGTCGAGTCGCTGCGAGACGTCGATCTGGTCGTCGTCTGCACGCCGAACAATCCCACGGGCGACCTCCCCGATCGCTCGCGACTCGAGGGGCTAGCCGATCGGTGCCGAACGGCCGGGACGACGCTGCTCGTCGACGAGGCGTTTCTGGGGTTCACTGAGCAGGAATCGATGGCTCGACGGGAAGACGACTGTGTCGTCGTCGCCCGCTCGCTCACCAAACTCTTCGGGCTGCCGGGGCTCCGAGCGGGATTCGCCGTCGCGTTCGGCTCGCTCGGCGAGTGCCTCGAGATGGCCCGTCGCACGTGGAACCTCGGCTCGCCCGCGGCCGCCGTCGGCGCGTACTGCATGGGGCAGACGGCGTTCGTCAGCGACACGCGAGAGCGAGTCACCGAAGAGCGAGAGCGGATGCGGGAGGCGCTGCTGGCGGACGGCCGCTACGCGGTGGCCCCCTCGAATGCGCCGTTCCTGTTGCTCGAGGTTGGCGGCGACGGCGGTGGCGGCGGGGCAGTCAGTTCCGTCGATGGCGACGGTGAGGCGGCCAGTTCTGTCGACCGCGACGGCGGGGCAACCGATCCTGTCGACGACCTCCTGGAGCGAACCCGCGAAGCCGGAGTCGTCATACGGGACGCCCGATCCTTCCGCGGCCTCGACTCCCACGTCCGCGTGGCGGTCAGGGACCGCAGAGCGAACGATCGACTTCTCGAGGTGCTGGTGGATGGCTGATACCGACGCCGAGTACCGAGCCGAGCGAACCGACGGCATCCTCTGTGTCCACCGCCCCGGAGTCGAGTGGCTCTCCTCGGGCTGGAACGGCGGCCGATCGCGAACCGACCGGGCGTTCAACGTTTCGGTTCCCGAGGGGTGGCGCTGTGACGACCTCGACCGCTACGTCCAGGAGCGCCTCGAGCGGGCGGGCTTTGTGGACGGCCGGGGCGATCGCCCCGTCCTGCTTACCGGCGTCGACCTGGAACACGCGCGCGGCGCCCGCTGCGGGTCGGTTACGGTCTACGCCACGGCTGGGATCTCGAACCCGGCCGCATTGCCGATTGATCCGGCCGGGGGATCGT
This region of Natronosalvus halobius genomic DNA includes:
- a CDS encoding NTP transferase domain-containing protein; the encoded protein is MAGGRGTRLESRVEKPLYEIGGVTMIDRIFAALEASVVGRITVAVSPNAPNTREHLAERDCTRSFEVDGTAEPVDLVTPVRVLETAGDGYVADLGSILESDSIPISTPVLTAAADLPLLEGATVDGILERYRRRVRARGREGGTGKDAPAPSMTVCVPTALKRRLGLSVDSTLESDRHLAPTGVNVVGTSSETMITRSYDYRLACNVNRRTDARAAKTYCRDGNGDGEEEEEAFR
- the cobS gene encoding adenosylcobinamide-GDP ribazoletransferase; translation: MIGGQVRVTVRALRGAIAFLTRLPVGSRSRNTGGATADASTDRDWKAFRSSPWTFTIVGWIVGALAALLFLASNRLPAASIAFGYLLAVFALTGIHHLDGVADLGDALVVHGDADRRRAVMTDTTTGVGALLSVSLVVAGLALGALALARAPIAVAVGVAVAAEVGAKTGMAAMACFGAAAHEGFGSQLTDAAGPSSFLVPAALAIPAVALTWSHPAAAAALVGAIGGTALPWRWARRRLGGVSGDVFGAANEVGRLLGVHLGVIAWTLW
- the cbiB gene encoding adenosylcobinamide-phosphate synthase CbiB, with the translated sequence MTVQTLAAIGLALSLDLLIGEPPTRLHPVAWLGRLIDRLDRPWSANDRTQRRIGFLIALFVPLFPAVLAGAFVVGTGRIQPFYGAVAAALVLFLTASLRALLDLTRAVLAATESDLETARERVRGLVGRDTDSLTDAEIRSAAIESAAENLADGFAATLLPFALLGPVSLPAAAAAVAWIKGVNTLDSMLGYPSKPIGTASARLDDLVMAVPARVTACCLALATWRPRALLCAHRWARVPDSPNSGWPMATLACALDVRLEKREAYVLNPEGSLPRLEDGRRAVSVVGLAAAALVAVAAVCAASAPTLEALVAPPIDFVATRVRGVVS
- a CDS encoding aminotransferase class I/II-fold pyridoxal phosphate-dependent enzyme is translated as MHPDAIDAEGRVPHGGEPDHSLLDFSANTNPRTPEGVESVYADALESARRYPDDGYPTFLDAAGTYVGCDPSAVVPTPGGLAAIRLAFEATLDPGGLAVVPHPSFGEYAREVRLQGARPRFVPHEAVCDLAVESLRDVDLVVVCTPNNPTGDLPDRSRLEGLADRCRTAGTTLLVDEAFLGFTEQESMARREDDCVVVARSLTKLFGLPGLRAGFAVAFGSLGECLEMARRTWNLGSPAAAVGAYCMGQTAFVSDTRERVTEERERMREALLADGRYAVAPSNAPFLLLEVGGDGGGGGAVSSVDGDGEAASSVDRDGGATDPVDDLLERTREAGVVIRDARSFRGLDSHVRVAVRDRRANDRLLEVLVDG